A genome region from Coprococcus phoceensis includes the following:
- the mreB gene encoding rod shape-determining protein: MSVDIGIDLGTASVLVYVKGKGVVLKEPSVVAFDRDTNAIKAIGEEARLMLGRTPGNIIAVRPLRQGVISDYTVTEKMIKYFVQKAVGKRTFKKPRISICVPSGVTEVEKKAVEEATFAAGAREVHLIEEPVAAAIGAGIDIAKPCGNMIVDIGGGTADIAVISLGGTVVNTSIKIAGDDFDEAIVRFMRKKHNLLIGERTAEDIKIKIGTTYPLVEEETMEVRGRNLVTGLPKTVTVTSSETEEALKETTSQIVEAVIAVLERTPPELSADILDRGIVLTGGGALLRGLEELIEEKTGINTMTAEDPMKVVAVGTGQFVEFMSGRKEA; encoded by the coding sequence ATGTCAGTTGATATCGGAATTGATTTAGGAACCGCCAGTGTTCTCGTATATGTAAAAGGAAAAGGTGTTGTATTGAAAGAACCTTCCGTAGTCGCTTTTGACAGAGATACCAATGCGATTAAGGCGATTGGAGAAGAAGCGAGACTGATGCTTGGAAGAACACCGGGAAATATTATAGCTGTAAGACCGCTGAGACAGGGAGTTATTTCAGACTATACAGTGACAGAAAAGATGATTAAGTACTTCGTACAGAAAGCGGTAGGAAAGAGAACTTTTAAGAAGCCGCGTATCAGTATTTGTGTGCCGAGCGGTGTTACAGAAGTAGAAAAGAAGGCAGTGGAAGAAGCGACTTTTGCAGCTGGTGCAAGAGAGGTACATTTGATTGAAGAGCCGGTTGCAGCGGCAATTGGAGCAGGAATTGATATTGCAAAGCCATGTGGAAACATGATTGTAGATATCGGTGGAGGAACTGCAGATATTGCGGTTATCTCACTTGGAGGAACAGTAGTAAATACATCAATTAAAATTGCAGGCGATGATTTTGACGAAGCAATTGTAAGATTTATGCGTAAAAAGCATAATCTATTGATCGGAGAGCGTACTGCGGAAGATATCAAGATTAAAATCGGGACAACTTATCCATTGGTGGAAGAAGAGACGATGGAAGTGCGTGGACGTAATCTTGTGACAGGTCTTCCAAAGACTGTGACAGTGACATCTTCAGAGACAGAAGAAGCTTTGAAAGAGACAACAAGTCAGATTGTGGAAGCTGTTATTGCGGTATTGGAAAGAACACCACCGGAATTATCAGCGGATATTTTGGATCGAGGAATTGTTCTGACCGGAGGAGGAGCTCTCCTTCGTGGATTGGAAGAGTTGATCGAGGAAAAGACAGGAATCAACACGATGACTGCCGAAGATCCGATGAAAGTTGTTGCGGTTGGAACCGGTCAGTTTGTAGAATTTATGAGTGGAAGAAAAGAAGCGTAA
- the uvrA gene encoding excinuclease ABC subunit UvrA has product MAKQYIKIRGANEHNLKNIDLDIPRNELVVLTGLSGSGKSSLAFDTIYAEGQRRYMESLSSYARQFLGQMEKPNVESIEGLSPAISIDQKSTNRNPRSTVGTVTEIYDYFRLLYARIGIPHCPKCGKEIKKQTVDQMVDQIMELPEGTKIQLLAPVVRGRKGRHEKLLEKAKKSGYVRVRIDGNLYELSEEISLDKNIKHNIEIIVDRLVVREGIQKRLTDSIESVLALAEGLLVVDVIGGEPLNFSQSFSCPDCGISIEEIEPRSFSFNNPFGACPVCFGLGYKMEFDVDLMIPDQSLSIDEGAIVVMGWQSCTDKGSYTRAILKALCKEYNFSLDTPFQDYPQEVKDILIHGTNGREVKVYYKGQRGEGIYDVAFEGIIKNVERRYRETGSETMKAEYESFMRITPCHECGGQRLKKSALAVAVGDKNIAEVTSLSIEKLQQFLEGLELTKTQELIGGQILKEIKARIGFLMDVGLDYLTLARATGSLSGGEAQRIRLATQIGSGLVGVAYILDEPSIGLHQRDNDKLLKTLKHLRDLGNSLIVVEHDEDTMLEADYIVDIGPGAGEHGGEVVAAGTAKEIMRNKKSVTGAYLSGRMQIPVPDVRKEPKGWLKVIGAAENNLKNIDVSFPVGVMTCVTGVSGSGKSSLVNEIVYKRLSKDLNRARTIPGKHKRIEGIEQFDKVIDIDQSPIGRTPRSNPATYTGVFDLIRDLFAATADAKARGYKKGRFSFNVKGGRCEACSGDGILKIEMHFLPDVYVPCEVCDGKRYNRETLEVKYKGKSIYDVLNMTVEEALHFFENVPSIRRKMETLYDVGLSYIRLGQPSTTLSGGEAQRIKLATELSKRSTGRTVYILDEPTTGLHFADVHKLTEILHRLSADGNTVIVIEHNLDVIKTADYIIDIGPEGGDKGGTVVATGTPEEIAANPASHTGKYIDAILKKSLN; this is encoded by the coding sequence ATGGCAAAACAATATATAAAAATACGGGGTGCCAATGAGCACAATTTGAAAAATATAGATTTGGATATTCCGAGAAATGAACTTGTTGTGTTGACGGGCCTAAGTGGATCGGGGAAGTCATCCTTAGCATTTGACACAATCTATGCAGAAGGACAGAGAAGGTATATGGAATCGCTGTCTTCTTATGCGAGACAGTTCCTTGGCCAGATGGAGAAACCGAATGTAGAAAGTATTGAGGGGCTTTCACCGGCGATTTCTATTGATCAGAAATCAACGAATCGAAATCCACGTTCTACAGTTGGAACGGTGACAGAAATTTACGATTATTTTCGTCTGCTCTATGCAAGAATAGGGATCCCACACTGTCCGAAATGTGGGAAGGAGATAAAAAAGCAGACGGTGGACCAGATGGTGGATCAGATTATGGAGCTTCCGGAGGGAACAAAGATCCAGCTTCTTGCGCCGGTTGTGAGAGGACGAAAAGGAAGGCATGAAAAGTTGCTGGAAAAGGCAAAGAAAAGCGGTTATGTACGTGTGCGCATTGATGGAAATTTATATGAATTGTCAGAAGAAATTTCTCTGGACAAAAATATTAAGCATAATATAGAGATTATCGTGGACAGACTTGTTGTAAGAGAAGGCATTCAAAAGAGATTGACGGATTCAATTGAAAGTGTACTGGCATTGGCGGAGGGACTTTTGGTTGTGGACGTGATTGGCGGAGAACCTTTGAATTTTAGCCAAAGTTTTTCGTGCCCGGATTGTGGAATCAGTATCGAAGAGATTGAACCGAGAAGTTTTTCTTTTAATAATCCATTTGGGGCATGTCCGGTTTGCTTTGGACTGGGATACAAGATGGAGTTTGATGTAGATTTGATGATCCCGGATCAATCGTTAAGTATAGATGAAGGCGCTATCGTAGTGATGGGATGGCAGTCTTGTACAGACAAAGGAAGTTACACAAGAGCAATATTAAAAGCTCTTTGTAAAGAATATAATTTCTCGTTGGATACGCCGTTCCAAGATTATCCGCAGGAAGTCAAAGATATTTTGATTCATGGAACCAATGGACGAGAAGTGAAGGTGTATTATAAAGGGCAGCGCGGAGAAGGTATTTATGATGTTGCATTCGAAGGAATTATAAAAAATGTAGAGAGAAGATATCGTGAAACAGGCTCAGAGACGATGAAGGCGGAATATGAGAGTTTTATGCGGATTACGCCTTGTCATGAATGTGGCGGACAGAGATTGAAAAAGAGCGCGTTGGCAGTTGCAGTGGGAGATAAAAATATTGCGGAAGTCACGTCGCTTTCTATTGAAAAACTTCAGCAGTTTTTGGAAGGATTAGAGCTCACAAAGACGCAGGAGTTAATCGGTGGACAGATTTTAAAAGAAATCAAAGCGCGTATTGGATTTTTGATGGATGTAGGATTGGATTATCTGACACTTGCCAGAGCAACAGGAAGTCTTTCGGGAGGAGAGGCTCAGCGTATCCGTCTGGCAACACAGATTGGTTCAGGTCTGGTTGGAGTGGCTTATATTCTGGATGAGCCAAGTATCGGACTTCACCAGCGAGATAATGATAAACTATTGAAGACATTGAAACATCTACGTGATCTGGGAAACAGTTTGATTGTAGTAGAGCATGATGAAGATACGATGCTGGAAGCGGACTATATTGTGGATATTGGTCCGGGAGCGGGCGAACATGGTGGAGAAGTTGTTGCAGCAGGTACTGCAAAAGAGATTATGCGGAATAAGAAGTCTGTTACTGGTGCATACCTGAGTGGACGCATGCAGATTCCGGTACCGGATGTGCGCAAAGAACCGAAAGGCTGGCTGAAAGTAATTGGGGCAGCAGAAAATAATTTAAAGAATATTGATGTTTCATTTCCGGTTGGTGTAATGACGTGCGTGACTGGAGTTTCTGGTTCAGGAAAAAGTTCTTTAGTAAATGAAATTGTTTACAAAAGACTTTCTAAGGATCTTAACAGAGCGAGAACAATTCCAGGGAAACATAAGAGGATAGAAGGAATTGAACAGTTTGACAAAGTCATTGACATTGATCAGTCGCCGATTGGAAGAACTCCTAGATCGAATCCGGCAACGTATACAGGAGTTTTTGATTTAATCCGCGATCTCTTTGCGGCAACTGCGGATGCAAAGGCGAGAGGATACAAAAAAGGAAGATTTAGTTTTAATGTCAAAGGCGGAAGATGTGAGGCTTGTTCAGGAGATGGGATTTTAAAGATTGAAATGCATTTTCTTCCAGATGTATATGTTCCGTGTGAAGTCTGTGATGGAAAGCGATATAACAGAGAGACGTTAGAAGTAAAATACAAAGGAAAGAGCATTTATGATGTGCTGAATATGACTGTGGAGGAGGCGCTTCATTTCTTTGAGAATGTTCCTAGCATTCGAAGAAAGATGGAGACCCTGTATGATGTTGGACTTTCCTACATTCGATTAGGTCAGCCGTCCACTACACTTTCTGGCGGTGAGGCACAGAGAATTAAATTGGCAACCGAATTGAGTAAGAGAAGCACAGGGAGAACAGTTTATATTTTAGATGAACCGACAACAGGGCTTCATTTTGCGGATGTGCACAAATTGACAGAAATTTTACATCGTCTGTCAGCAGATGGAAATACCGTAATTGTGATTGAACATAATTTAGATGTGATCAAGACTGCGGACTATATTATCGACATAGGACCAGAGGGTGGAGACAAAGGGGGAACCGTTGTGGCAACGGGAACTCCTGAGGAGATTGCTGCCAATCCGGCATCGCATACAGGCAAATATATTGATGCAATCCTTAAAAAAAGTTTAAATTAA
- the uvrB gene encoding excinuclease ABC subunit UvrB, which produces MEHFELVSEYTPTGDQPQAIDQLVKGFKEGNQCQTLLGATGSGKTFTMANVIAQLNRPTLVIAHNKTLAAQLYGEFKEFFPNNSVELFMSYYDYYQPEAYVPSSDTYIAKDSSINDEIDKLRHSATAALSERRDVIIVASVSCIYGLGSPIDYQEMVISLRPGMIKDRDEVVAKLIEIQYDRNDMDFKRGTFRVRGDVLEIFPAVSEDYAIRVEFFGDEVERITEIDVLTGEIKNALKHVAIFPASHYVVSKEALDRATKAIEEELEERVRYFKGEDKLLEAQRIAERTNFDIEMMRETGFCSGIENYSRHLTGLAPGQPPHTLIDYFPDDFLIMIDESHKTIPQIGGMYMGDQSRKSTLVDYGFRLPSAKDNRPLNFEEFESKVNQMLFVSATPGEYEEKNELLRVDQIIRPTGLLDPEVEVRPVEGQIDDLVGEVNKEIAKKNKILITTLTKRMAEDLTDYMRELGIRVKYLHSDIDTLERTEIIRDMRLDVFDVLVGINLLREGLDIPEITLVAILDADKEGFLRSETSLIQTIGRAARNADGHVIMYADHVTESMEKAIQETERRRKIQMAYNEEHGITPQTVKKSVRDLISISKKVAAEELRLEKDPESMSEKELEKLIKDVTKQMKKAAAELNFEAAAELRDKLIELKKQLQDMEG; this is translated from the coding sequence ATGGAACATTTTGAATTGGTATCAGAATACACCCCAACCGGCGACCAGCCTCAAGCCATTGACCAGCTTGTAAAGGGTTTTAAAGAAGGCAACCAATGCCAGACCCTTCTTGGTGCAACCGGTTCGGGAAAGACATTTACGATGGCGAATGTCATTGCACAATTGAATAGACCAACATTAGTAATTGCACATAACAAGACCTTGGCAGCACAGTTATATGGCGAATTTAAGGAATTTTTTCCTAATAATTCTGTAGAACTATTTATGAGTTATTATGACTATTACCAACCGGAAGCATATGTTCCGTCATCTGACACTTATATTGCGAAGGATTCATCCATCAATGATGAGATTGATAAGCTGCGCCATTCGGCAACGGCAGCACTTTCTGAGCGACGGGATGTGATTATTGTGGCGAGTGTATCCTGCATTTATGGATTAGGTTCGCCAATTGATTATCAGGAGATGGTAATTTCACTACGCCCTGGGATGATAAAAGATCGGGATGAGGTTGTTGCGAAGTTGATTGAGATACAGTATGATCGCAATGATATGGATTTTAAACGCGGGACATTTCGGGTAAGAGGAGATGTGCTGGAGATCTTTCCGGCAGTTTCGGAAGATTATGCAATTCGTGTGGAATTTTTCGGGGATGAAGTGGAGAGAATAACAGAGATTGATGTTTTGACGGGCGAGATTAAAAATGCGTTGAAGCATGTAGCGATTTTCCCAGCATCGCATTATGTTGTGTCAAAGGAAGCGCTGGATCGAGCAACAAAGGCGATTGAGGAAGAATTGGAAGAAAGAGTCCGATATTTTAAAGGAGAAGACAAGCTTTTGGAAGCGCAGCGTATTGCAGAGCGGACGAATTTCGATATTGAGATGATGCGAGAGACGGGATTTTGTTCGGGAATAGAGAATTATTCAAGGCATTTGACAGGACTGGCGCCGGGGCAGCCGCCGCACACATTGATTGACTATTTTCCGGATGATTTTTTGATTATGATTGATGAATCGCACAAGACCATTCCTCAGATTGGTGGAATGTACATGGGTGACCAGTCTAGAAAGTCCACTCTTGTAGATTATGGATTCCGTTTGCCGTCAGCAAAGGACAACAGACCGCTTAATTTTGAAGAATTTGAAAGTAAGGTAAATCAGATGTTGTTTGTATCTGCGACGCCGGGAGAATATGAAGAAAAGAATGAACTTTTGCGTGTGGATCAGATTATCCGACCGACAGGTCTTCTTGATCCGGAGGTTGAAGTGCGTCCGGTGGAAGGACAGATCGACGATCTGGTCGGTGAAGTGAACAAGGAGATTGCAAAGAAAAATAAGATTCTTATTACAACGTTGACAAAACGAATGGCAGAAGATTTGACAGATTATATGCGTGAACTTGGTATACGGGTGAAATATCTTCATTCAGATATTGATACGTTAGAGCGGACAGAAATTATTCGGGATATGCGTCTCGATGTATTTGATGTGCTTGTCGGAATCAATCTGTTGCGTGAGGGGCTTGATATTCCTGAGATTACATTGGTTGCAATTTTAGATGCCGATAAGGAAGGATTCCTGCGTTCGGAGACTTCGCTTATTCAGACGATTGGGCGAGCTGCCCGTAATGCGGATGGTCATGTTATCATGTATGCGGATCATGTGACAGAGTCGATGGAAAAAGCGATTCAAGAGACAGAACGAAGAAGAAAGATACAGATGGCATACAATGAGGAACATGGAATTACACCTCAGACTGTTAAAAAGTCAGTGCGAGATCTGATCAGTATTTCTAAGAAGGTAGCGGCGGAGGAATTGCGTCTTGAAAAAGATCCGGAGTCAATGAGTGAAAAAGAATTGGAAAAACTGATAAAAGATGTTACAAAGCAGATGAAGAAAGCAGCGGCAGAATTGAATTTCGAGGCGGCAGCAGAGTTGCGCGACAAATTGATTGAGCTGAAAAAGCAGTTACAGGATATGGAAGGTTAG
- a CDS encoding virulence RhuM family protein translates to MKKKKEISMIRSSAAEYLTFITATGESDVNAIYFDENVWLTQKMMGLLYNVETHTINYHLKKIFSDGEIDENAVIRKFRITASDGKSYNTNHYNLKAIIAVGNKVDSPRAVQFRKWANDIIEEFTIKGFVMDDERLKNFGTVLTKDYFEEQLERIREIRLSERKFYQKITDIYATSIDYDSKAQTTRLFFAKVQNQLHWAIHGETAAEVIYHRADSEKQNMGLQTWKDAPSGKIQRFDVTVAKNYLTEQELSAMARIVNAYLDLAEMRAEEQVPMTMEDWAEQFEGLLRLSKKEILTHAGSISAKIAETHALNEFEKYRVKQDQLYQSDFDRVLLETAKVVDAKDEQ, encoded by the coding sequence ATGAAAAAGAAGAAAGAGATATCTATGATACGTTCTTCAGCAGCAGAATATTTAACCTTTATTACAGCAACTGGAGAAAGTGATGTTAATGCTATATATTTTGATGAAAATGTGTGGCTGACTCAAAAAATGATGGGACTCTTGTATAATGTAGAAACACATACTATTAATTATCATTTGAAGAAAATATTTTCAGATGGAGAAATAGATGAGAATGCAGTTATTCGAAAATTTCGAATAACTGCTTCAGATGGAAAAAGTTATAATACGAACCATTATAATTTAAAAGCCATTATTGCAGTGGGTAATAAAGTTGATTCACCTAGAGCAGTTCAATTTCGTAAGTGGGCAAATGATATTATAGAAGAATTCACAATTAAGGGATTTGTGATGGATGATGAGCGATTAAAGAATTTTGGAACTGTATTAACAAAAGATTATTTTGAAGAACAACTGGAAAGAATTCGTGAGATTCGGTTGTCTGAGCGGAAATTTTATCAGAAAATTACAGATATTTATGCGACAAGTATAGATTATGACTCTAAAGCACAAACAACAAGACTATTTTTTGCAAAAGTGCAAAATCAATTGCATTGGGCAATTCATGGAGAAACAGCGGCAGAAGTGATTTATCATAGAGCAGACAGTGAAAAGCAAAACATGGGATTGCAAACATGGAAAGATGCACCTAGCGGGAAAATACAAAGATTCGATGTGACAGTCGCAAAAAATTATTTGACTGAGCAGGAACTTTCGGCAATGGCAAGGATTGTTAATGCTTATTTAGATTTGGCAGAAATGCGGGCTGAAGAACAAGTTCCGATGACAATGGAAGATTGGGCAGAACAATTTGAAGGTTTATTGAGACTGTCCAAGAAGGAAATTTTAACACATGCAGGGAGTATTTCTGCTAAGATAGCAGAAACACATGCGCTAAATGAATTTGAAAAATACCGTGTGAAGCAGGATCAATTGTATCAGAGTGATTTTGATCGTGTTTTGCTGGAAACAGCAAAGGTGGTGGATGCAAAAGATGAACAATAA
- a CDS encoding prolyl-tRNA synthetase associated domain-containing protein, giving the protein MYISDIYTTAPTDDRVATEKKVYQILDKLKISYERVDNDVVETMEECEEIDKALGTEIRKSIFLCNKKKTSFFLVVLPANKSLDTNTLSKKIGVPHLSFASGELMKEHLGTKPGSASVMGLINDEDDYVQLIVDKEVAQEEWFGCNPGINTSHLKMKTEDLLNKFLPQIRHKAKIMEL; this is encoded by the coding sequence ATATATATTAGTGATATTTATACAACAGCACCGACGGATGATCGCGTAGCAACAGAAAAAAAGGTGTATCAGATACTGGATAAACTGAAAATTTCTTATGAGAGAGTCGACAATGATGTTGTGGAGACGATGGAAGAGTGTGAGGAGATTGACAAGGCGCTTGGAACAGAGATTCGAAAAAGCATTTTCTTGTGCAATAAGAAAAAAACGAGTTTCTTTTTGGTTGTGCTTCCGGCAAACAAATCTTTGGATACGAACACATTGAGTAAAAAAATCGGAGTACCGCATCTTTCATTTGCCTCAGGAGAACTGATGAAAGAGCATCTTGGAACGAAACCGGGATCTGCGTCTGTCATGGGATTGATCAATGACGAAGACGATTATGTTCAATTGATTGTGGACAAAGAAGTTGCACAGGAAGAATGGTTTGGCTGCAATCCGGGGATTAATACAAGTCATTTGAAAATGAAGACAGAAGATTTGTTGAATAAATTTTTGCCACAAATCAGACATAAAGCAAAGATTATGGAATTGTAA
- a CDS encoding helix-turn-helix domain-containing protein, translated as MKMQRCNPKQIEKPLHEINYYTDKGFPIEMYTVTQGNIEPSGRGYMDLHWHEELQFTVVTSGKLKLRVDGKLYTLDEGNGIFINRNLLHITTEISDGGRYLSFNFPDKVVSFFSGSTMEENFVLPYVGNYGIAVVEFKRTTSWQKEILDTLLKMELLFKRRREKRQAVGREEYQIAIKIVEIWYMMICNIEKSGKKISNSYIRKQERIQAMLSYIHNQYMHPMCLADIAQAGNVSVGECCRGFKEVVCKSPNEYLAEYRILRSKELLRGTELSVTEVSGAVGFNSVSHFIQCFKKMTGVTPKAYKNMKC; from the coding sequence ATGAAAATGCAAAGATGTAATCCAAAGCAGATAGAAAAACCATTACATGAGATTAATTATTATACGGATAAAGGGTTTCCGATTGAGATGTACACGGTAACGCAGGGGAATATTGAACCATCGGGAAGGGGATATATGGACTTGCACTGGCATGAGGAACTGCAGTTTACTGTCGTGACAAGCGGAAAGCTGAAATTGAGAGTAGATGGGAAATTATATACGCTGGATGAAGGAAATGGAATTTTTATCAATCGAAATCTTCTCCATATAACGACAGAGATTAGCGATGGAGGCAGATATCTCAGTTTTAATTTTCCGGACAAGGTAGTATCTTTCTTCTCAGGGAGTACTATGGAGGAGAATTTTGTGCTTCCCTATGTGGGAAATTACGGGATAGCGGTAGTTGAATTTAAAAGGACAACGTCATGGCAGAAGGAGATACTGGATACTCTGCTAAAGATGGAGCTCCTGTTTAAAAGAAGAAGAGAGAAAAGACAAGCTGTTGGAAGAGAAGAATATCAGATTGCAATAAAAATTGTGGAGATATGGTACATGATGATTTGCAATATAGAGAAAAGTGGAAAGAAAATTTCCAACAGCTATATTAGAAAGCAGGAACGGATACAGGCGATGCTGTCTTATATCCATAATCAGTATATGCATCCGATGTGTCTGGCGGATATTGCGCAGGCAGGGAATGTCAGTGTTGGAGAATGCTGCAGAGGATTTAAGGAAGTTGTCTGCAAAAGCCCGAACGAGTATCTGGCAGAATACCGCATATTGAGAAGCAAAGAGTTGCTAAGAGGGACGGAACTATCGGTAACGGAAGTTTCCGGGGCGGTTGGATTCAACAGTGTGAGCCATTTCATTCAATGTTTTAAGAAAATGACTGGTGTTACTCCAAAAGCTTATAAAAATATGAAATGTTAA
- a CDS encoding DUF4190 domain-containing protein codes for MDNQYKGLGITSMVLGIVSILLCWTVVMSGLCAVVGAGLGVYYLSKRKQERGFAIAGIATSAFGLILSVFAVAIILIAGTVESQVPSIEEQTPYYEEQPRDDFFDDYYDDFFYDDDDMNQYRDFF; via the coding sequence ATGGATAACCAATATAAAGGACTGGGAATTACCTCTATGGTACTTGGGATTGTCTCTATTCTTTTGTGCTGGACGGTGGTGATGTCCGGATTATGTGCAGTTGTGGGAGCAGGACTTGGGGTCTATTATCTGTCTAAGAGAAAACAGGAACGTGGATTTGCGATTGCAGGTATTGCGACATCTGCATTTGGACTGATTTTATCCGTATTTGCGGTTGCTATAATTTTGATAGCGGGCACAGTGGAGAGTCAGGTTCCTTCCATAGAAGAACAGACTCCGTACTATGAAGAACAGCCGCGTGATGATTTCTTCGATGATTATTATGACGATTTCTTTTACGATGATGATGACATGAATCAATATCGAGACTTTTTCTAA
- a CDS encoding dihydroorotate dehydrogenase, translating into MNMKVNIAGVEWNNPVTVASGTFGSGAEFAEFVDLNRLGAVTTKGVANIPWAGNPTPRVAETYGGMMNAVGLQNPGIELFCERDIPFLKQYDTKIIVNVCGKSTEDYCEVVERLADEGVDMLEINISCPNVKEGGIAFGQNAKAAEEITKAVKKYAKQPVIMKLSPNVTDIAEMAKAVEAGGADAISLINTLTGMKIDINRRKFVLANKTGGVSGPAIHPIAVRMVYQAFHAVKVPIIGMGGIASAEDAIEMILAGASAVSVGTANFHNPSVTMEIVDGIQDYMKQYGFTSVNEMVGLVD; encoded by the coding sequence ATGAATATGAAAGTAAATATTGCAGGTGTAGAGTGGAATAATCCGGTGACAGTGGCATCCGGTACATTTGGTTCGGGAGCAGAATTTGCAGAGTTTGTTGATTTGAACAGACTTGGAGCCGTCACGACAAAAGGAGTTGCAAATATTCCTTGGGCGGGAAATCCGACACCGAGAGTTGCAGAGACATACGGTGGAATGATGAATGCAGTAGGTCTTCAGAATCCGGGGATTGAATTGTTCTGTGAGAGAGACATTCCGTTTTTAAAACAGTATGACACAAAGATTATCGTGAATGTGTGTGGAAAATCTACAGAAGATTACTGTGAGGTTGTGGAACGTCTTGCAGACGAGGGTGTAGATATGCTGGAGATCAACATTTCCTGTCCAAATGTCAAGGAGGGTGGAATTGCATTTGGTCAGAATGCGAAAGCGGCAGAAGAGATTACAAAAGCAGTAAAGAAATATGCAAAACAGCCGGTCATCATGAAATTGAGTCCGAATGTGACTGATATTGCAGAGATGGCGAAGGCAGTGGAAGCAGGCGGAGCAGATGCAATTTCTCTGATCAATACACTTACAGGAATGAAGATTGACATTAACCGTCGCAAATTTGTGCTCGCAAATAAAACGGGCGGAGTGTCAGGACCGGCGATTCATCCAATCGCAGTCCGCATGGTATATCAGGCATTCCATGCGGTAAAAGTGCCGATCATCGGAATGGGAGGAATCGCAAGTGCGGAGGATGCAATCGAGATGATCCTTGCAGGAGCAAGCGCAGTCTCTGTCGGCACAGCGAACTTCCATAATCCATCTGTGACGATGGAAATCGTAGATGGAATTCAAGATTATATGAAACAATATGGATTTACTTCTGTGAATGAGATGGTTGGACTGGTAGACTGA
- a CDS encoding dihydroorotate dehydrogenase electron transfer subunit yields the protein MAARKRETVTVVSQEQLADGIFSMWIQTEAAKTARPGQFISMYTNDGSKLLPRPISICEIDTETSKLRVVYRVTAEKTGTEQFSKMKAGDTLPIIGPLGNGFPLEAGKGKRAFLIGGGIGVPPILELAKQLDCEKQIIMGYRDADTFLKEQFEENGTVYISTEDGSVGTKGNVMDAIRENGLEADIIYACGPTPMLRAIKQYAEEQGIECYISLEERMACGIGACLACVCQSKEKDHHSNVNNKRICKDGPVFLSTEVEI from the coding sequence ATGGCAGCGAGAAAGAGAGAGACAGTTACAGTTGTTTCACAGGAACAGCTGGCAGACGGGATTTTTAGTATGTGGATTCAGACGGAAGCTGCAAAGACTGCAAGACCGGGACAGTTTATTTCCATGTACACAAATGACGGAAGCAAACTGCTTCCAAGACCGATCAGTATCTGCGAGATTGATACGGAAACATCGAAACTTCGGGTTGTATACCGTGTGACAGCAGAAAAGACGGGGACAGAGCAGTTTTCCAAGATGAAAGCGGGAGATACACTTCCGATCATTGGACCTTTAGGGAATGGTTTTCCGTTAGAAGCAGGAAAAGGGAAACGAGCATTTTTGATAGGTGGAGGTATTGGAGTTCCGCCGATTTTGGAGCTTGCAAAACAGCTTGACTGTGAGAAGCAGATTATCATGGGATATCGTGATGCAGATACATTTTTAAAGGAGCAGTTTGAGGAAAATGGAACCGTCTATATCTCGACAGAGGATGGAAGTGTCGGAACAAAAGGAAATGTCATGGATGCGATTCGTGAAAATGGACTTGAGGCGGATATCATTTACGCATGTGGACCTACTCCAATGCTTCGCGCAATCAAACAATATGCAGAGGAACAAGGAATTGAATGTTATATTTCTCTGGAAGAGAGAATGGCGTGCGGTATCGGGGCATGTCTTGCGTGTGTATGCCAGTCAAAAGAAAAGGATCACCACAGCAATGTAAATAACAAGCGCATTTGCAAGGACGGTCCGGTATTCCTGTCTACGGAGGTGGAGATCTAA